The genomic stretch TGGGCCAGCAGATCATCATCGAACTCAGACAAATGTTGGGTGAGCGAATGCACCCACTCCCTGGCAAAATGGTGTTTATCTTTGATGCCTTTCCAGAATGATTTAACCCAAATTTGAATGTGCATATCACTGATTGCTGGCTGGTAACGGGCAGCACCAGCCAAATAATAGGAAATCACCTGACCCAACAGTTGAAACCTGCCCCAAAAGCGGCGGATGTCCTGCATTGTTCGCCCGGTTTGTTTCCATTTGAAGGCGCGCTCAAAAAAACGGAGATTGGTCAATTGCTGCTTTAACCCTGACCGCGCAGCCTTAGTCACAAGAAAACGGTCTTTTTCTTGCCTGGATAGGTAACCTGCTAAACTTAAACAGGACACAGTCCGGTCATAATCGTGGCGGCTTAAGTCCTGAAGCAGCCCATAGAAAGCACTAAATCCGAATAATTCAGCATCTTGGATGGCTTGTGTGCTTTTGCGGCCCGTTAAAATATGATAACAACTGGACACCGTCCGTTCTCCGTTTAGCTGCTGGAGCATATACAAGAGCAGCACATCCAATCCTTTCACCCACTCACACCCTCTCCATCCCAAAGCCTGCTCTAATATTTTACCATGTTCTGGACAAAGCGGTCAGAAGTAAAACTTTTCATTCCAATTTCTCCTTGTTATAATGAACTTATCCTACATAACAAACG from Caldalkalibacillus thermarum encodes the following:
- a CDS encoding helix-turn-helix domain-containing protein — translated: MKGLDVLLLYMLQQLNGERTVSSCYHILTGRKSTQAIQDAELFGFSAFYGLLQDLSRHDYDRTVSCLSLAGYLSRQEKDRFLVTKAARSGLKQQLTNLRFFERAFKWKQTGRTMQDIRRFWGRFQLLGQVISYYLAGAARYQPAISDMHIQIWVKSFWKGIKDKHHFAREWVHSLTQHLSEFDDDLLAHLLLDRLSGYKVAGYTYKQLEHRYGIPEVFVRIYTLQAAATLYMLSQKRATLFTRLTEENRREEAGLMQSALETYRLLRRGHTLEEIANLRGLKQSTIEDHVIDIAIHNPDFDYRQFISDDVMKAVRQVSKRLQTKRIRPIKEHLPDDISYFQIRLALVKGEEHETGEPQGNDELRGGKG